tcatcatcaaatacAGAAACAACGTTGGTTATGAAAACCGGTGTGGACTCTCCCGTTCGCCAACAAGgatcaaagaagaagagaaagggtAAGAGAAAAGTACAAATGTGTGAAGATCTTAGCGAAAAGGAATTATCGGTTGTTAAAAAACTATCTCTCATGAAAGATATTAACAACCTTAGAGAAAAGGAACTAatgaatagaaaaaaagaaagagaagaggagagGCAATATAGGAAAAAAATTATGGCAATCAAAAAAAAGGAGTTACAAATTCAAACggcaatgaaagaacaagacTTACAAACTCAGAAATATATTAAAGAAATGGAGATAAATGCAAAGAAAAGGGAAATGGAAATGGAAATGGAAAGGATGGCTAAGGAAAGGGAAAGGAAAATGGATATGCAAATACTTAATGTTGACATGTCTACAATGAGTGAAAAACGACGAGTTCTTCATGAGATTGCATGTACTAGCCGTTattgtttccctcttcactaaACCACTCAAAATAGCATAAATTTTGGTAGAAATTGCCAAATTGGAAGTGATCCTCTGTAATTAATGATTCATAGTTGTTTATATATTTAGTGGCAGTTGAATTAGTTATATATAACCGATTATAGATGTTTTTCGTGCATGTTCATACAAAAATCTCGAACTTAGTTCAGACAAGTTTTTATCAAAGATAGCACTAACTAAACGTCAAATATGTTAATGGGGAGAAAAAGAAATCGCTAGCTACAAAAAAATTGCAGAATAATTTTTCCACTTTCCTTTATTTGGGTCGTGATCCAACCTATCTTTTAACTTAAGTTACAGTACACTACCACAATGTCATTTAATGAAATAATATACACACATAATAATAAGgggaaaattaaaatgatccAACCCTGTTTATTAACACTTGAAGTAGCTTTAAAGCGATTCTTAATGAGGAAAAATTGAACACCCCGCGTGACGCATGAGGCACAAGTATCTGTGGTCAGCTTTGTCACTCTTCGAATTGTTCACTTCATGAATCCAAGACTTTAACTTTCTGTTGAAGGAGGCCAGTAGATTTTGATGTTTAATGCCATAGATAAACTCTCTTGCCATAAGCCAAAAATTGTAGTACGTTACTCAAAATCGtaaattcaaatattcaatTACCAAAACTTGAATTCATGCCCTCAAACTAAGAGCCTCAATGTGGGGAAACCGGGAAAGTATACCTaagtttcttcttcatcatctgaAAGCAAGCAATCTTGTATTTGTTCCCTGAAAAGAAAGCATAGTGCTATGTAAACTTTGATGCAATGAATATTGTGATCGATAGCTCCTAGCATAAGATGAGTAGAATTTTCAGGTCTACATGTAATCCAGCGAAGACCATCATGACAGTAAAAAGAATTGCAATATGAAGAAAGTAAATATTTGCCTAATAAGCAAGAGCTCAAATTTGATTTAACATGCACCCAGTAGACCAGTACCACAGTAAGGGTTTTAAAGAAGGCTGAGTGGTTATAGCTAAGCATGAGTTATAACTGAATTTGAAATGCAATCCATTGATCTTGACATCAAAACAGTCACTCACCTTAGCAGACTCAAGTTACAATTGTTTGCTTCCTCTGATCTGGAAACTATAGATTGGGGTAAATCCGTATAAAATTGCTCCATTGTCGTGGAATCTCTTGGAAGTATCTGATACTGACAACTAGAACAGCAAGCAGCATAAAAAAATTCACCAGTGCTACCATTATCATGGTTGCTTCGATTAACAATCTCAGACTTATCAAGTGGGCTATTGCAGAGAGGACAGAAAGATTCCGAGGAAACAGATTCATTCGATTTGAGATTATATCTCTTTTGGCGTCTTCGAGTTGCCAAGGGAACATGACCATCAGTGATCTCGGGAATCTTGTTAAATTGGAAAGGAATGAGTTTCCCAGCTGTTCTCACAATTGTGCTCTCTCTAGATGGGTTTTCTTCCTGCAAAAATGGAGTTCATTTCCAAACTTAAAGCCACAGCTACTGTAAACAAGACTTTAACATATAATTCAATTACAATAATACACATACACATACCCATACCCATGTATGCACATTTGTATATGGGTATACCAATTAAGATAACTTTATATGTTAAAACAAGAGGAGTCTAAAGGGAATCACTGGCTCCAACTGAGGTATTAATTAAACGGATCATATGACCTACTATTTTTAAAACCCAGCTTCAAAAGTGTCTCTGTTGTATAGAAGGGTAAGGACAAGGTGCAACAAATCATACCTGCAATAATTGTACAAATGATGAGACCAAGCCATTGATGGTAGAGCTTGGACTTGTAGACAACTTTAAAGTCTTTAGACTGCCCTGCCAAACAGATCAAAGACATGTACTCAATCGATTATACAACTCAGTGAGTCTGGCACATTAAAGAATACACGGAAAGTAAAGTAATATATGATACAACACTTAACATGACACAAAAGAAACAATTTTCTACCCATCAAGGCGGCAAAGCATGTTGATCTCTTGAGCGAAACAATCACGTAGAGGAAGCACAACTGGAATTTCCCATCGAGCATCAACATACTGTATATCTGCAGGTAATGAATATCCCTGACCCTGTAAAAACATGAACAGAAGGATGCACTCTATCAGGTCATCTTCTATGTAGAATGGTTGAAACAAGAAACATATATAAGAACTACAACAGAGTATAAGCTGAaagattaattttattcataacaATGTGGACAAGAATCTTAAACTAGGCATGGACCAGTCAATTTGGCATTCTCATGAATGAAGCATGACACAGATATTCACATTTAATGGTTATATATGGGCTACAGGACTAACGACCTTCGCTCACTCAAAATCCACAACAAACCTTCACAGTGGCTGAAATGACATGAGAAGCAATTCTTGAAATGCATGATCCTAGAACAAGTCTGTTATAACCAAATTCAGAAGCAACCTGCATAATGTAAAACATTTTAAATTAGCTGCtttcatatatatacacacacacacacacacacacatacatccACAAGGCACAAGCTTCTATCTAAGATGAGATAAGTGTATGGCATTATGGCGTTCAGAATCAAACCTTTTGAAGTGCCAACATGCGAATATTAACCAACAAATCCTCCCTTCCAGTGGGATCACTCACAGCATTCAGAATCTTTAACAGCCTGTCCTTTCCGTCACTAGAATTGGACGAGTAAATTGTCTCAATAGGAACAACATGCAACTCCTTCTTTGGCGGGGCTAAACACGAAACAACCGAAGAAACAAATCCAACCGCCTCATCCATCTCACCAGAAGGAATCGGCACAACAGCACTCTCATCTATAAACACCACTCCAACACCAAACACAGGCAACGACCTATCTCTACAGGCATCAAAATTCTTCTGTGCCCTCTCTTGCAAATCATGCACATACTGCAAAGCTATCCTAAACAGAAAATGCATACATTTTCATCATCTATAAACATGACCAATCATAGTATGAACTTGGATAAGCTTCTAAAAAGAACTTTTACAAAGTAATGCGAATATATCTTCTATCATGCTTCTAAGAGTTCACAGTAAAAACACAGATTTTCTGATTCATACAAACAAACTAAGAAATTTCATTGAACTGACCTTGAAGAAGGGCCACCTGAGAATGCAACAAGGACCTTATCGGTGGGAGAGATCATGGCGTTCGAGGTGACCGCGTATCTGAACTTCCCAAACAGGTTGCTCCTGAAGCAATCAGCGCAGAAGCGACCATCGTCGATGCCGCCGTAACCCGAAACAGAGTCGTTCAGCTTGCACTTGACGCAGATGTTCCCATTGCTCGCTGAATCGGTTTTTGTTGGAACTGCTGGATTCTCACGCTTCGGTTCTTCTTCGTCTTTGTAGCAACCGGATTGGCAACCAGAGCCGTTACACGCCATTGACGTTGAATCGAGCTTCTTCAGTCGccggggtttagggtttttcgGAACCGCCCCAATTCTCGCTAGGAATAATATTACTGCAGAAGTttagtctaattttttttcctttcgaAATTATTTTGATTGGGCTGTAAAATGAGAATGGGCTTAGGAAGTCCCAAATATGAGAGAACAATTATTGGCACTTTCAgcccaaataaaaaataaattggctTGAGCCTCACCTGGGCTGGGCCTTTTTTTCACGCAACAttggaaaaaataataaaaaaaagagaaagaacttTAGAGCTTTCATTTACGGAGACCTAAGCTCCTCACTCGCCAAACACCAGCCGCACCCTACACCACTCTTCTCCGACCATCGGCGCCACCGCCTCTGGCAACACCGCCACCACCCCGGCGGATCCCCCGGCACGACCATCGGCTTGGACATTCTTGTCGTCCACCTCCTCTCTGGCAAGCTGCTGCTTCTTATACAGTCAGTACCATTTCCCAGCTATTCGCGCCTTTtttaatatatgatttttaattatttattgttgtgCATTTCTACGTTGCAATTTGAGTTCCTATTCTTGTTTGAATGTTCTTCCTCATTGATTTTTTGTTATGTGAGATTTTGTACCTGTGGAACATTTCATTGAGTTTCATTTGatcttttgtttcttgttatCTTCATAGGTGGAAATAAAAACGTAAGTTTTTTACGTTGTAAATAATGGGTCCTATGCATTTCCAGAATAATTTATGGTAGAACCTCTAGAAGTAGAAAATAgttgcaattttaatttttaacttttagtaTTGTCACTGTTACCACCATTTCATGGATGGCAACTCTTTGTGCAGTTGCATTGTTTCCTTCTCATTGCTCTGATGAGTAGATGTGTTCTTAcattactttttgtttatttatttaaatatgcaAAAGAGTATGGGATTTCCAGATGCTTCCAAGGATCTTTCATCAGAAATGGAGGTTGATGCCTTTAGGCGCCTTTTCCCACTTAAATATTTTGAGCGTCATCTTGCCGAAGCTATACGTCCTGATGGTAGACCACTTGGGAAAGCTAGAGATACAACTGTAGTTCTTGGTTAGTTGCCATTTTACTTGCAATTTACCAAATCTTTGTCTTCTATGTGGCTTGTTAGTCATAAGAGGATTGGAATTGAGATTGTTAACTCTTCTGTTTAGGCGCTGTTGCATCNNNNNNNNNNNNNNNNNNNNNNNNNNNNNATCAACTGTCAGTTACTCCTCTCCTATCTATTTGTGTGTGTGGTTTCGTTGTTAAGCAGGTTCTTGAGTCTTTTCAATTGTTTCCTTGCTTAGACTATGCTGACCGCTATTAAGATGGAAGTTATGACTCCATCCTTGGAATCACCAGATGAGGGATGTATAGGTTGGCTATCATCAGCTGTGAcacttttattgtaattatgtAGTCTTATCCATAAATCATATGTTTCGATATTTAAACATGTTATCTCTTCTATTTCAGCTATTGATTTCCACATGCCTCCAATTTGTTCTCCAATTGTTAGACCTGGAAGGCCTGCTGAAGCAGCACCAGTTATTTCAAAGCAATTGTCTGACACTATTTCCAGGCAAGTTGTTTTCTTTCCTATCACTTTGCTAGGTTCCATATTTGTGATCCTGCAATGAGCAAGCTGAACTAACAACNNNNNNNNNNNNNNNNNNNNNNNNNNNNNNNNNNNNNNNNNNNNNNNNNNNNNNNNNNNNNNNNTCTTTCTCCGTTATTTTGCAAGTTGAACTGTTTATATGTTTAAGTCTAGTAATTATTTGTTCAACTAACAAACCAAATTATACATTTTAATATAAGTCAAGATTTGAAGTCATAATTATATTGTTTTTTATACTGAATTCCATGTTCAAATCTAGATTACATAACTGATCATGTCGTCCCTCCTTGTTAATTGTCTAATATATCTAATGTATTTCAATTATCAACAAAATTGACCCTATTGTTTTTATTCTCTTCCAGTTCTGGAAGTATTGATTTAAAAGAGTTGTCTTTGGTTACTGGAAAAGCTGCATGGATGGCTTACTTGGTAAGCTTCTATATGGACTGCATTTATCAAATTTCACAGAGCAAACATAGAAAAGGATGGATAAAACTCCAACTTTAATGTGAGATACCCTGTCTTTGTTTGCTCTGATTGCATGGTTGTCAATTTATTGAATGACATAATACTGCCTTCGTTATCATGCAGGATGTCTATTGTTTGGATGCTGATGGTGCTCTTTTTGATGCAGCTTTACTATCGGCAGTAGCTGCCTTATCTCATTGTAAGTGTCATTTATTTACATTATGAATATCATTCAGAGCATATATGACTTCATGCTATAAAAACAGCAAAATGATACTTCCTGCATTTTAGGTTTTTCGTAAAGAATGTTAATACTTACAAATGCATGCTAGTTTGGAGATCTTGATAAGAATATGAGGTGTGTTCTGTGACTACCTCTTAGTACACCATACATGAATTGAGTCAAGTGTTCTAGAAGAGTTACACTTGACATAGAATATGAACatgttttatacttttatttattgtgtgTTACAATGACGTCTTTTGACCTTATATATCTATATGTGTGTATGTATTTCTGTCTTCTAAAAAGATTTGGAATATCAAAATGCAGGTGTTGAGTTTTGAACGcaataattttaatcttatcagGCCCACCAAATTATTGAAATGTGTATATATTGTGGTTATCTGATTTTTTAAGAACTGAATGATTGATTTTGAGAACACTATTACTAATTGTTTCTTACCAAAATCTTGCTTTCTTCATTATTATATGCTGCATCTagttgcatttttctttttatgcattaaaccaattaaaataatacatgcCGCCTGCCATTACTTATACATTTCTTAAATGTATGgaaatcaaatttcaagttTACCAGTGACTATTCTGATTTTATGCTAATAAAATCTATGTAttattgttggtattgttgatTTGAGCCACTGTTTCAATTATATGTACTATTAGTTTTGCTTTTCTTATATAAATTTCCATCTCGACAGTGCAAATACCTGCCGTTGCGATGAATGATGATGGCAAAATAGTGCTCTTGTCCGAGGATGATGGACAAAAGAAGGCACAAGAGCCAGTTAATAAAGAGAAAAGGAATCTTACACTAAGAAGCATTCCATTCTCGTTGACGTGCATACTCCACAAGAACTACATCTTGGTAGATCCCACTGCTGAAGAAGAATCCGTTATGGAAACCTTGGTTACTATAGCTTTAGATACATCTGGCCAACTTGTATCCCTTTACAAGCCTGGTGGCCCAGTTCTTGCCTTC
This portion of the Arachis duranensis cultivar V14167 chromosome 6, aradu.V14167.gnm2.J7QH, whole genome shotgun sequence genome encodes:
- the LOC107492621 gene encoding cytoplasmic tRNA 2-thiolation protein 2, yielding MACNGSGCQSGCYKDEEEPKRENPAVPTKTDSASNGNICVKCKLNDSVSGYGGIDDGRFCADCFRSNLFGKFRYAVTSNAMISPTDKVLVAFSGGPSSRIALQYVHDLQERAQKNFDACRDRSLPVFGVGVVFIDESAVVPIPSGEMDEAVGFVSSVVSCLAPPKKELHVVPIETIYSSNSSDGKDRLLKILNAVSDPTGREDLLVNIRMLALQKVASEFGYNRLVLGSCISRIASHVISATVKGQGYSLPADIQYVDARWEIPVVLPLRDCFAQEINMLCRLDGLKTLKLSTSPSSTINGLVSSFVQLLQEENPSRESTIVRTAGKLIPFQFNKIPEITDGHVPLATRRRQKRYNLKSNESVSSESFCPLCNSPLDKSEIVNRSNHDNGSTGEFFYAACCSSCQYQILPRDSTTMEQFYTDLPQSIVSRSEEANNCNLSLLREQIQDCLLSDDEEET
- the LOC107492620 gene encoding LOW QUALITY PROTEIN: uncharacterized protein LOC107492620 (The sequence of the model RefSeq protein was modified relative to this genomic sequence to represent the inferred CDS: substituted 1 base at 1 genomic stop codon) translates to MGFPDASKDLSSEMEVDAFRRLFPLKYFERHLAEAIRPDGRPLGKARDTTVVLGXLPFYLQFTKSLSSMWLVSHKRIGIEIVNSSTMLTAIKMEVMTPSLESPDEGCIAIDFHMPPICSPIVRPGRPAEAAPVISKQLSDTISSSGSIDLKELSLVTGKAAWMAYLDVYCLDADGALFDAALLSAVAALSHLQIPAVAMNDDGKIVLLSEDDGQKKAQEPVNKEKRNLTLRSIPFSLTCILHKNYILVDPTAEEESVMETLVTIALDTSGQLVSLYKPGGPVLAFTSAIQDCVALTRQRVKELKGILEEANSTMQVE